In Drosophila yakuba strain Tai18E2 chromosome 2R, Prin_Dyak_Tai18E2_2.1, whole genome shotgun sequence, a single genomic region encodes these proteins:
- the LOC6531289 gene encoding charged multivesicular body protein 6-A, whose product MGALFGKTSKKTAPSRITDQDKAVLQLKQQRDRLKQYQKRIETQLENDRLLARKCLQQGRKDRAKLLLRKKKYQESLLTNADKQLENLEKLAADIEFAQVEMKVLDGLKAGNAALKKVHEMLDIDEVERIMDETREGIEKQQEIDAILTDVLTTQDEEDVLAELDALEAEEEQQKGVQLPEVPTEDLPIPAESEAIEEPEKTKATSSKPKKVLVEA is encoded by the exons ATGGGAGCTTTGTTTGGAAAAACCAGCAAAAAGACGGCTCCTAGTCGGATCACCGACCAGGACAAGGCGGTGCTG CAATTGAAGCAACAAAGGGATCGGCTGAAGCAGTACCAAAAACGAATCGAGACGCAATTGGAGAATGATCGCCTCCTGGCCAGGAAGTGCCTACAGCAGGGTCGCAAGGA CCGGGCCAAACTGCTGCTGCGCAAGAAGAAGTACCAGGAAAGTCTGCTGACCAATGCCGACAAGCAGCTGGAGAACCTGGAGAAGTTGGCCGCGGATATTGAGTTTGCCCAGGTGGAGATGAAGGTGCTGGACGGCCTCAAGGCGGGCAATGCTGCGCTGAAGAAGGTGCACGAAATGCTGGACATCGACGAAGTGGAGCGAATCATGGACGAAACACGCGAAGGCATCGAAAAGCAGCAGGAAATAGACGCCATACTGACGGATGTGCTGACCACGCAGGACGAGGAGGACGTCCTGGCCGAACTGGATGCCCTGGAGGCGGAGGAAGAGCAACAGAAGGGTGTCCAGCTGCCAGAGGTGCCCACCGAAGATCTGCCGATTCCCGCCGAGAGCGAGGCCATCGAGGAGCCGGAAAAGACCAAAGCAACCAGCAGCAAACCGAAGAAAGTCCTGGTGGAGGCATAG
- the LOC6531283 gene encoding 40S ribosomal protein S16, producing MQQKRREPVQAVQVFGRKKTATAVAYCKRGNGLLKVNGRPLEQIEPKVLQYKLQEPLLLLGKEKFAGVDIRVRVSGGGHVAQIYAIRQAISKALVAFYQKYVDEASKKEIKDILVQYDRTLLVGDPRRCEPKKFGGPGARARYQKSYR from the exons ATGCAGCAGAAG CGTAGAGAACCCGTGCAGGCTGTCCAGGTCTTCGGACGCAAG AAAACCGCCACCGCCGTCGCTTACTGCAAGCGTGGCAACGGCCTCCTGAAGGTGAACGGTCGTCCCCTGGAGCAGATTGAACCCAAGGTCCTGCAATACAAACTGCAGGAGCCCCTTCTGTTGCTCGGCAAG GAGAAATTCGCCGGCGTGGACATCCGCGTGCGCGTCAGCGGTGGTGGTCATGTAGCCCAGATCTACGCCATCCGCCAGGCCATCTCCAAGGCTCTCGTTGCCTTCTACCAGAAAT ACGTCGATGAGGCCTCCAAGAAGGAGATCAAGGACATTCTGGTGCAGTACGACAGAACCCTGCTGGTCGGCGATCCGCGTCGCTGCGAGCCCAAGAAGTTCGGTGGTCCAGGTGCCCGTGCTCGCTACCAGAAGTCGTACCGTTAA